The following is a genomic window from Chloroflexota bacterium.
GCCCAAATCCATTCTCCATTCGTGTGCATTCGCGTTATTCGTGGACAGCGTCCGGCGGCTATGGAAAGCCGCCCTACGTGCCCAAATCCATTCTCCATTCGCGTGCATTCGCGTTATTCGTGGACAGCGTCCGGCGGCTATGGGAAAGCCGCCCTACGTGCCCAAATCCATTCTCCATTCGTGTGCATTCGCGTCATTCGTGGACAGCGTCCGGCGGCTATGGGAAAGCCGCCCTACGTGCTGCCCGTGCGGTGCGTTTCGGTTTGGGGTCTTCAACGGCCCGCGCCCCGAAACCCCTTGACAAACGCGCCTTTTGGGTGTATAATGCTACTAAAATCGTAGCATTCACTGACCTCCACAGCGGAAGGAGGTGCACCGTGCTGGTCATCAATCGGGAGACCGACTACGCTGCACGCATCGTGCTGTTTCTGGCCCGACGGCCGCCAGGCACGCGCACTACCGCGCAGGAGGTCGCGCGGCAGTGCCACGTACCGCGCGCCATCGTGCGGCGGGTGGTTACGCGTCTCAGCAACGCAGGTTTCCTTGACAGCACGCGCGGGAGCGGCGGGGGCATCTCGTTGGCGCGCCCGCCCGACCAGATTTCCCTGCTGGATGTCGTGGAAGCCATGGAGGGGCCGCCGATCCTCAACCTCTGCGTCCGCGACCCCCAGGAATGCCCGCTCATGGAGCAGTGTACGGTCCACATCGCTTGGGTTCAAGCCAGCGACCTGCTGATGGATTTCCTGCGCAGCGCAACATTTGCCAGACTGGCCGAAAGTTCGCTGCCCCGCCCATGAGAATTCGCGGCCCGCGTCGGGTCGTATCAAACCAACGTGTAAAGGGAGGTGCGG
Proteins encoded in this region:
- a CDS encoding Rrf2 family transcriptional regulator produces the protein MLVINRETDYAARIVLFLARRPPGTRTTAQEVARQCHVPRAIVRRVVTRLSNAGFLDSTRGSGGGISLARPPDQISLLDVVEAMEGPPILNLCVRDPQECPLMEQCTVHIAWVQASDLLMDFLRSATFARLAESSLPRP